The genomic segment GCCACAATAAAGAGATGTAAAAAATCAGGTAGCATGCATGTATCTGAAAATCATAACCTATGTGAATCTACCTCGTTCAAGGTCTGCGTCTCATCTTAAGCATGTTGTCTTTTCACTTTTATCAAGAAAAGTATGGTTCCTGCCAATACTATAGCTGATGATATAACAAAAGTGTTTACGTACGCTGCATGTCTGGGCATCCCCAAAATTTCTGTCTGCACATCAGCAAGAGGACCACCGATCAGTAATCCTGCAGGTCCCCATGCTAGGGACATTATGGCGTTGTACACGCTGAAGAGGCGTCCTCTGTGGGTGCTGGGAATGATATCTCCCGCCAGAGCAAACCCAACCGTTTGGACCATCCAAGAAGCCACACCACTCAAACCATAGACCAAAGCCATAGACGCGACGTTTGGCACAACACCGTAGAGAAGGGGAATTCCAGCAGCCATCGCAAAGCCGTACAGCAAGACCTTCGCTTTTCCAATCTTATCAGCCAATCTACCTGACAAAATGCTCGCTACCATCCCTCCAACAGTCCACATTGTCAGAATCAAGCTCAATTCAGGATCGCTTGCGTTCAATCCTTCTGGAAGCCTAAGAAATATTAAGAAGACCTGATTGATCGAAGTTGCACCCAAAACCACAACCGCCAAAGATGCAAAAAACCATCGATATGATTGCCTTTTGTTTCCAACCACTTCCTGAGCAACTTCTATTCTTGGTTTGATTTTGGAAGAAATTGGTTTTCTGAATCTTGAAGTGACTAGCATTACGACGGAGCCCGCAAACAGCATAATCGATGCAACGTAGAAGATCGATCCTCCACTGAAACCCGCGCCGTTGTTGTAGAGAAAGCCTGCAGCTCCAATTCCGAACAGTCGCCCAGTTGAGCCAATGAAATTCAGCACCCCAATCGTGCTCCCACGAACATCCGGAGTGGTGACGTCAGTCAACAAGGCTGCCCAACCCACATCAGACATCGACCAAAAAAATTCGAGTGCGGAAAGCCCGAAGATCAAAGCCAAACCAGCGGAAAAGTTGTTTGCGGCACCTAACAAGTATTTGTGTACGTAGAAGATCCCAATATAGAAGAAACCAGCGAGTGATTCGCCAACAATCACGAGTTCTATTCTTGATTTATACTTGTCTGAAACTCTTCCCCAGATAAGATTCTGTCCCAGTGTCGAGGCAACCATGTTGAACGTTCCGAGCAAGGCTGTAAGCGTCAATGTTCCCATCAAGCTGTAAAGGTAAATGTACATGAAAGAATAGAAGATGCCCCAACGAACAAACCTTAGAATCTGAAATGTACTAAGGCTGAGAAACATGCTTCGGCTGATAGCACCTAAGCGGAAGTGTTCCAAACGTCTCACTTAGCAATCTAAACTAAACTGAGCTATAAATCATGCATGCATAAGTGGTTTAACATAGATCGTTTACTTTTTAACATTAAAGAACGTAAATATCGCGTAAAACTCCAAAAATCGGGGAGCATATGTTAAAGCAAATGTTAAGACTTTCGGTATTTTCTACGCTCTAAATGCTAAAACTTTTCGAAATAGGAAAAGAACGAGTTCTCCCCGCATACATGCAATTTCGTAAACCTTAAAAACTGAAGCAGAAGATGTAATTGATGATGTGATATGACGAAACTAAAAGATATTGACTTCAAGATCCTCTTTGGGTTGATGAAAAACTCTAAAATAAGTGACAGGAAACTGGCTGAAATCATTGGAGTCTCTCAGCCCACAGTCACAAGAAGGAGAGCACGCTTAGAAAAAGAAGCATTCGACGGTTATACTCTTGTTCCAAAATGGGGAAAATTGGGATATGAGATACTTGCATTC from the Candidatus Bathyarchaeota archaeon genome contains:
- a CDS encoding MFS transporter, which encodes MEHFRLGAISRSMFLSLSTFQILRFVRWGIFYSFMYIYLYSLMGTLTLTALLGTFNMVASTLGQNLIWGRVSDKYKSRIELVIVGESLAGFFYIGIFYVHKYLLGAANNFSAGLALIFGLSALEFFWSMSDVGWAALLTDVTTPDVRGSTIGVLNFIGSTGRLFGIGAAGFLYNNGAGFSGGSIFYVASIMLFAGSVVMLVTSRFRKPISSKIKPRIEVAQEVVGNKRQSYRWFFASLAVVVLGATSINQVFLIFLRLPEGLNASDPELSLILTMWTVGGMVASILSGRLADKIGKAKVLLYGFAMAAGIPLLYGVVPNVASMALVYGLSGVASWMVQTVGFALAGDIIPSTHRGRLFSVYNAIMSLAWGPAGLLIGGPLADVQTEILGMPRHAAYVNTFVISSAIVLAGTILFLIKVKRQHA